The Nitrogeniibacter aestuarii genome has a window encoding:
- a CDS encoding PAS domain S-box protein — protein sequence MSSQPPVVIAPSASLRSRLTAIMGVIGIVLVLVMAGIFQWRFEHNALAQTKQALDGIASRLVDRLEGNLAAHQRELRLIAAAVEQLPRPDNDARSLLDTLQRQQHTYAWIGLTDERGTVLAATGGMLQGQNVSQRPWFSAGRKGDYAGEPHEALLLAKAVGPAPDGSPPRFVDLALPVRLPSGETGVLAAHLYWHWIEQIIAGQAAAELSPGTGLGLADRNGDLLIAPRMRPQSPEPLEGGYDEGPSAPETYLSAKAAGAPGSLIQAMGWRAVVVQDRSTALAHVIQARNLMLALSLGLAALFALMVRFVVTRVTAPVLDLTRRAGTYLAATGAPFDSGHRERHDEVGVLARVLEQLVEDLLRYAAQANLFIRHAPAALAMLDTRMRYLAVSQRWLDDFGLNEDSTIGRDHLTTVPALGPEWRERLQAALKGEVVRVDAEAYIGSADALRWFRWEARAWHTPQGEVGGVVLFAEDVSDSRNAEAAQRVSELKFTSTFEQAAVGIAHVAPDGHWLKVNETLCQIVGYPREELLDLTFQEMTHPDDLSLDLEHLESLLAGRTDNYRMEKRYFRKDGELIWINLTVALVRKESGAPDYFISVVEDISQKKHMQAELDDYHCGLERLVAQRTGELERAQRRAEAASEAKSSFLANMSHEIRTPLNAIIGMAYLLRFTQLDAEQRSQLDTIHSAGRNLLWLLNSILDLARIESGEDDLAFAPFSPLQVANEVQLMLGPMAESKGLALVVEAVGSDIPASIEGDEGRIRQMLVNLVNNAIKFTDAGQVTITLRRIGATDSDLPMLRMRVSDTGIGIDKARQAKLFEHFSQVDASTTRAYGGTGLGLAIVRELAQRMGGRVGLESAPGAGSRFWVDIPMLATPPAGLGAQRTGYCVAIVVRDEALRARLVSMAEAHGWSTKVRDHLGALVMESDASRDCAVDDVLIQWPLAPEDRKHFEQLADACSRCVVRPSVLLLVDDPGDLTPQARQVADRVLMQPVSEADILDAVADTATLVAKRRGLQLTPDAPQAEHFEWLTGLKILVTDDNEFNLDVCRRILELEGAEVLACASAHEALELLTSHTVDVILMDVHMPGMDGREAAARIRRDLQLSGVPIIALTAGATTDDREAAMSAGMDDFLAKPIDPSELIRTIRIVVESYGHRLHAPIPRQEQTADLTVAE from the coding sequence ATGAGTTCGCAGCCACCCGTCGTCATTGCACCGTCGGCAAGTTTACGGTCCAGACTCACCGCCATCATGGGGGTGATCGGCATTGTGCTGGTCCTGGTCATGGCGGGCATATTCCAGTGGCGCTTCGAGCACAACGCCCTGGCCCAGACAAAGCAGGCGCTCGACGGCATTGCCAGTCGGCTGGTTGATCGCCTCGAAGGGAATCTGGCAGCCCACCAACGTGAGCTGAGGCTGATCGCCGCGGCCGTCGAGCAGCTTCCCCGCCCCGACAACGACGCGCGCAGTCTGCTCGACACCCTGCAGCGCCAGCAGCACACGTATGCCTGGATTGGCCTCACCGATGAGCGCGGCACGGTGCTGGCCGCCACCGGCGGCATGCTCCAGGGCCAGAACGTCAGCCAGCGCCCCTGGTTCTCGGCAGGCAGGAAAGGCGACTACGCCGGCGAGCCCCACGAAGCCCTGCTGCTGGCCAAGGCCGTGGGGCCGGCGCCGGACGGCTCGCCACCGCGTTTCGTCGACCTCGCGCTGCCCGTGCGCCTGCCGTCGGGCGAGACCGGCGTCCTCGCCGCGCATCTCTACTGGCACTGGATCGAACAGATCATCGCCGGCCAGGCGGCCGCGGAGCTGTCCCCCGGCACGGGGCTCGGCCTGGCAGATCGCAATGGCGATCTGCTCATCGCGCCACGCATGCGCCCACAGTCCCCCGAGCCTCTGGAAGGCGGGTACGACGAGGGTCCGTCAGCGCCCGAAACCTACCTGAGCGCCAAGGCGGCCGGCGCACCCGGCAGCCTGATACAGGCGATGGGCTGGCGTGCCGTGGTGGTGCAGGACAGGAGCACCGCACTGGCGCATGTCATCCAGGCGCGCAATCTCATGCTGGCGCTCAGCCTCGGGCTGGCGGCCCTCTTTGCCCTGATGGTGCGTTTCGTGGTCACACGTGTCACCGCGCCCGTGCTCGACCTCACCCGCCGCGCAGGGACCTATCTCGCCGCCACGGGGGCGCCGTTCGACTCGGGGCATCGCGAACGACATGATGAGGTCGGCGTGCTCGCGCGGGTCCTGGAGCAGCTCGTTGAAGATCTGCTACGCTACGCGGCCCAGGCAAACCTGTTCATTCGCCACGCCCCGGCGGCGCTGGCCATGCTGGACACGCGCATGCGCTACCTGGCTGTCAGCCAGCGCTGGCTGGATGACTTCGGTCTCAATGAAGACAGCACCATCGGACGGGACCATCTGACGACCGTGCCGGCGCTGGGCCCGGAATGGCGCGAGCGGCTCCAGGCAGCACTCAAGGGTGAGGTCGTCCGGGTGGATGCCGAGGCCTACATCGGCAGCGCAGATGCCCTGCGCTGGTTCCGCTGGGAGGCCCGGGCCTGGCATACCCCCCAGGGCGAGGTCGGCGGTGTGGTGCTGTTTGCCGAGGATGTGAGCGACAGCCGCAACGCCGAGGCGGCGCAACGTGTGAGCGAACTCAAGTTCACCTCCACCTTCGAGCAGGCGGCGGTCGGCATTGCGCACGTGGCCCCCGACGGGCACTGGCTGAAGGTCAACGAAACCCTGTGCCAGATCGTCGGTTACCCGCGCGAGGAGCTGCTAGATCTGACCTTCCAGGAGATGACCCACCCGGACGATCTGTCACTCGACCTGGAGCATCTCGAGTCGCTGCTGGCGGGGCGCACGGACAACTATCGCATGGAGAAGCGCTATTTCCGGAAGGACGGCGAGCTCATCTGGATCAATCTGACCGTGGCCCTGGTGCGCAAGGAATCCGGCGCGCCGGATTACTTCATCTCGGTCGTCGAGGACATCAGCCAGAAAAAGCACATGCAGGCGGAACTTGACGACTACCACTGCGGCCTGGAGCGCCTGGTGGCGCAACGCACGGGCGAACTCGAACGCGCACAGCGGCGTGCGGAAGCGGCCAGCGAGGCCAAGTCGAGTTTCCTGGCCAACATGAGTCACGAGATTCGCACGCCCCTGAATGCCATCATCGGCATGGCGTATCTGCTGCGATTCACTCAACTCGATGCCGAGCAGCGTAGCCAGCTCGACACCATCCACAGCGCCGGGCGCAATCTGCTGTGGCTGCTCAACTCCATCCTGGATCTGGCCAGAATCGAATCCGGCGAGGACGATCTGGCGTTTGCGCCCTTCTCGCCCCTGCAGGTCGCGAATGAGGTGCAACTCATGCTCGGCCCCATGGCCGAGTCGAAAGGCCTGGCCCTGGTGGTCGAGGCCGTGGGCAGTGACATTCCCGCCAGCATCGAAGGCGACGAAGGCCGCATCCGGCAGATGCTCGTGAATCTGGTCAACAACGCCATCAAGTTCACCGATGCCGGTCAGGTCACCATAACCCTGCGCCGCATCGGTGCCACGGACAGCGATCTGCCGATGCTGCGCATGCGGGTGAGCGACACCGGCATCGGTATCGACAAGGCGCGTCAGGCCAAGCTGTTCGAGCACTTCAGCCAGGTGGACGCGTCCACGACGCGGGCCTACGGTGGCACCGGGCTCGGGCTGGCCATCGTGCGCGAACTGGCCCAGCGCATGGGGGGGCGCGTCGGGCTGGAGAGTGCGCCCGGTGCGGGCAGCCGGTTCTGGGTGGACATTCCCATGCTGGCGACACCACCCGCAGGGCTGGGCGCACAGCGCACCGGTTATTGTGTGGCCATCGTCGTTCGCGACGAGGCACTGCGCGCACGCCTCGTTTCCATGGCCGAAGCCCACGGCTGGAGCACCAAGGTTCGCGACCACCTCGGCGCCCTGGTCATGGAGTCGGATGCAAGCCGCGACTGCGCAGTCGATGATGTCCTGATCCAGTGGCCTCTGGCCCCGGAGGACCGGAAACACTTCGAGCAACTCGCCGACGCCTGCAGTCGCTGCGTGGTTCGCCCCTCCGTGCTGCTGCTGGTCGACGATCCCGGCGATCTGACGCCACAGGCCCGCCAGGTGGCCGACCGGGTGCTGATGCAGCCGGTCAGCGAGGCAGACATTCTCGACGCGGTGGCCGACACCGCCACCCTGGTCGCCAAACGCCGTGGCCTTCAGCTGACACCCGATGCGCCCCAAGCCGAGCACTTTGAATGGCTGACCGGGCTGAAAATCCTGGTGACCGACGACAACGAGTTCAACTTGGATGTCTGCCGTCGCATTCTAGAGCTGGAAGGCGCCGAGGTGCTCGCGTGCGCCAGCGCCCATGAGGCGCTCGAGCTGCTGACGTCGCACACCGTGGATGTGATTCTCATGGACGTCCACATGCCCGGCATGGACGGTCGCGAAGCGGCCGCACGTATTCGCCGGGATCTCCAGCTCAGCGGCGTGCCGATCATCGCACTGACGGCGGGCGCCACCACGGACGATCGCGAGGCAGCCATGTCGGCCGGCATGGACGATTTCCTGGCCAAACCCATCGACCCGAGCGAATTGATCCGCACGATTCGCATCGTGGTGGAGTCCTACGGTCACCGGCTGCACGCGCCCATTCCCAGACAGGAGCAGACCGCTGACCTCACGGTCGCAGAGTGA
- a CDS encoding arsenate reductase ArsC, whose product MKNTYNVLFLCNRNSARSIMAESLLNRMGEGHFKAWSAGARPSGVVNPHALQLLREHDLPTQGLHSKHWSEFETPQAPVFDFIITLCDKVSGEARPDWPGHGVSAHWSIEDPAEVFGDEAACREAVHHAFRLLTHRIGIFLSLPFSHFDHMALHEEVTRVGSERPG is encoded by the coding sequence ATGAAGAACACGTACAACGTCCTGTTCCTGTGCAATCGGAATTCGGCGCGCAGCATCATGGCCGAGAGCCTCCTCAACCGGATGGGGGAAGGGCACTTCAAGGCGTGGAGCGCGGGTGCCCGTCCCAGTGGGGTCGTCAATCCCCATGCGCTGCAACTGCTGCGAGAGCACGATTTGCCCACTCAGGGGCTTCACAGCAAGCACTGGAGCGAATTCGAAACACCGCAGGCGCCTGTGTTCGATTTCATCATCACCCTGTGCGACAAGGTCAGCGGCGAGGCTCGTCCGGACTGGCCGGGCCATGGGGTGAGTGCTCACTGGAGTATCGAGGACCCCGCTGAGGTATTCGGTGACGAGGCCGCCTGCCGGGAGGCGGTTCATCATGCGTTTCGTCTGCTGACCCATCGCATCGGTATCTTTCTGAGTCTGCCCTTCTCGCATTTCGACCACATGGCGCTGCACGAAGAAGTGACGCGCGTGGGTAGCGAACGGCCGGGCTGA
- a CDS encoding FKBP-type peptidyl-prolyl cis-trans isomerase, which yields MKKTLIGASVLTAFALNAIAADPQLDTHEKQFGYAVGVQMGMSLKRDGVEMDLDSLLLGMRDAMEGKEPRMTPEEARNVMMKAREVEEQKRGTVGAKNKEAGEKFLADNAKKDGVKTTASGLQYKVIKAGTGPQPALEDNVTVHYEGRLLDGTVFDSSRERGNAATFPVRGVIAGWIEALQLMKQGGHWEIYVPSDLAYGPRGAGTTIGPNSTLVFDIELLEVKK from the coding sequence ATGAAGAAAACCCTGATCGGCGCCTCGGTGCTGACTGCCTTTGCGCTCAACGCCATCGCGGCCGACCCTCAGCTTGACACCCATGAGAAGCAGTTCGGCTACGCCGTGGGCGTGCAGATGGGCATGTCACTCAAGCGTGACGGCGTCGAAATGGATCTGGACAGCCTGCTGCTGGGCATGCGCGATGCCATGGAAGGCAAAGAGCCGCGCATGACGCCCGAAGAAGCGCGCAACGTCATGATGAAGGCCCGTGAGGTCGAAGAGCAGAAGCGCGGCACCGTCGGCGCCAAGAACAAGGAAGCGGGTGAGAAATTCCTCGCCGACAACGCCAAGAAGGACGGCGTGAAAACCACCGCCAGCGGCCTTCAGTACAAGGTCATCAAGGCCGGAACCGGCCCGCAACCGGCACTGGAAGACAACGTGACGGTGCACTATGAAGGCCGCCTTCTCGACGGCACCGTCTTCGACAGCTCGCGCGAGCGCGGCAATGCGGCCACCTTCCCGGTTCGCGGCGTCATCGCCGGCTGGATCGAGGCGCTTCAGCTCATGAAACAGGGCGGCCACTGGGAAATCTATGTGCCCTCCGATCTGGCCTACGGCCCGCGCGGTGCCGGCACCACCATCGGCCCCAACAGCACGCTGGTGTTCGATATCGAGCTGCTCGAAGTGAAGAAGTAA
- the katG gene encoding catalase/peroxidase HPI, with translation MGANDMNSRGKCPVMHGSVTAAGQSNTDWWPKALNLDILHQHDTKTNPMGEGFDYREALKTLDVEALKKDLHALMHDSQDWWPADWGTYAGLMIRMAWHAAGSYRLADGRGGGNTGNQRFAPLNSWPDNANLDKARRLLWPIKKKYGNKISWADLIILAGNVAYESTGFKTFGFGFGREDIWHPEKDTYWGSEREWLAPSDNDNSRYHGDREMENPLAAVMMGLIYVNPEGVDGNPDPLKTAQDMRDTFKRMAMNDEETVALTAGGHTLGKCHGNGDADNLGAAPEGAELEDQGLGWMNKVSRGVGRDAVTGGPEGAWTTNPTTWDDGYFKMLFDHDWELTKSPAGAWQWKPVSIKDEDRPVDVEDPSIRRDPMMTDADMALKMDPAYRQIAERFRHDQAYFEDVFARAWFKLTHRDMGPKARYVGPDVPAEDLIWQDPVPAGPTGYDVSAVKARIAASGLSVSDMVSTAWDSARTYRGSDMRGGANGARIRLAPQKDWAGNEPERLARVLGVLEGIAKDTGASVADVIVLAGNVGVEQAAGAGGVDITVPFLPGRGDATDAMTDAESFDVLEPLADGYRNWAKKEYVVSTEEMLLDRTQLMGLTAHEMTVLVGGMRVLGTNHGGTQHGVFTDRVGALTNDFFVNLTDMANTWQPAGKDLYEIRDRKSGEVKWTATRVDLVFGSNSILRAYAEVYAQDDNREKFVKDFVAAWTKVMNADRFDLH, from the coding sequence ATGGGCGCAAACGACATGAACAGCCGGGGTAAATGCCCGGTGATGCACGGCAGCGTGACGGCGGCCGGCCAATCCAACACCGACTGGTGGCCCAAGGCCCTCAATCTGGACATCCTCCACCAGCACGACACCAAAACGAACCCGATGGGCGAGGGCTTCGATTACCGCGAAGCGCTCAAGACGCTCGATGTGGAAGCGCTCAAGAAAGACCTGCATGCACTCATGCATGACAGCCAGGACTGGTGGCCCGCCGACTGGGGCACCTACGCCGGCCTGATGATCCGCATGGCCTGGCACGCGGCGGGCTCCTATCGCCTGGCCGACGGCCGTGGCGGCGGCAACACGGGCAACCAGCGCTTTGCGCCGCTCAACTCCTGGCCCGACAACGCCAACCTGGACAAGGCGCGCCGTCTGCTCTGGCCGATCAAGAAGAAATACGGCAACAAGATCAGCTGGGCCGACCTCATCATCCTGGCGGGCAATGTGGCCTATGAGTCCACCGGTTTCAAGACCTTCGGCTTCGGCTTCGGGCGCGAGGACATCTGGCATCCGGAGAAGGACACCTACTGGGGCTCCGAGCGCGAGTGGCTGGCGCCGAGCGACAATGACAACAGCCGTTACCACGGCGACCGCGAGATGGAGAACCCGCTCGCCGCAGTGATGATGGGGCTCATCTATGTGAACCCTGAAGGCGTCGATGGCAACCCCGACCCGCTCAAGACCGCCCAGGACATGCGCGACACCTTCAAGCGCATGGCCATGAACGATGAAGAGACCGTCGCCTTGACTGCCGGCGGCCATACCCTGGGCAAGTGCCACGGAAACGGCGATGCCGACAACCTGGGCGCAGCACCCGAGGGGGCGGAGCTTGAGGACCAGGGGCTGGGCTGGATGAACAAGGTCAGCCGCGGTGTCGGGCGTGACGCCGTGACCGGCGGACCCGAAGGGGCATGGACCACGAACCCCACGACCTGGGATGACGGCTACTTCAAGATGCTCTTCGACCACGACTGGGAATTGACCAAGAGCCCGGCCGGCGCGTGGCAATGGAAGCCGGTGAGCATCAAGGACGAGGATCGTCCGGTGGATGTGGAAGATCCGTCCATCCGTCGCGACCCGATGATGACCGATGCCGACATGGCGCTGAAGATGGACCCGGCATATCGCCAGATTGCCGAGCGCTTCCGCCACGATCAGGCCTACTTCGAAGATGTGTTTGCCCGTGCCTGGTTCAAGCTCACCCACCGGGATATGGGCCCGAAAGCGCGTTACGTCGGCCCGGACGTGCCGGCGGAAGACCTCATCTGGCAAGACCCGGTGCCGGCAGGCCCCACGGGGTACGACGTGAGCGCGGTGAAGGCCAGGATTGCCGCCAGCGGCCTGTCGGTGAGCGATATGGTCAGCACCGCCTGGGACAGCGCCCGCACCTATCGCGGTTCCGACATGCGCGGCGGCGCCAACGGCGCGCGCATTCGCCTTGCGCCACAGAAGGATTGGGCCGGGAACGAGCCGGAGCGTCTGGCCCGTGTGCTCGGCGTGCTCGAAGGGATCGCGAAGGACACCGGTGCCAGTGTGGCCGATGTGATCGTGCTGGCCGGCAACGTGGGTGTGGAGCAGGCGGCCGGGGCCGGCGGGGTGGACATCACGGTACCGTTCTTGCCCGGCCGGGGGGATGCCACCGACGCCATGACCGATGCCGAGTCTTTCGACGTGCTCGAGCCCCTGGCGGACGGTTACCGCAACTGGGCCAAGAAGGAGTACGTGGTCAGCACCGAGGAGATGCTGCTCGATCGTACCCAGCTGATGGGCCTCACGGCACATGAAATGACCGTGCTGGTCGGCGGCATGCGCGTGCTCGGCACCAACCACGGCGGCACGCAACATGGTGTGTTCACGGATCGTGTCGGTGCGCTGACCAACGACTTCTTCGTGAATCTCACCGACATGGCCAATACGTGGCAGCCTGCCGGCAAGGATCTGTACGAGATTCGCGACCGCAAGTCGGGCGAGGTGAAATGGACGGCGACCCGTGTGGATCTGGTGTTCGGTTCCAACTCGATTCTCCGCGCCTACGCCGAGGTGTATGCTCAGGATGACAACCGCGAGAAGTTCGTGAAGGACTTCGTGGCCGCCTGGACCAAGGTGATGAACGCGGACCGCTTCGATCTGCACTGA
- a CDS encoding EthD family reductase — protein MIKVSVFYPNTPGAKFDFDYYTHSHLPMVRDKLGAACKGVAAEKGLAGGAPDAPATYVAIAHLYFESVDAFNTAFGPVADDILGDIPNYTDLSPDLQISEVLVNASRSETGELRI, from the coding sequence ATGATCAAGGTCAGTGTGTTCTACCCCAATACCCCCGGTGCGAAATTCGATTTCGACTACTACACCCACTCGCACCTGCCCATGGTGCGCGACAAACTCGGCGCCGCATGCAAGGGTGTCGCTGCAGAGAAGGGGCTGGCGGGCGGTGCGCCCGACGCGCCGGCGACCTATGTGGCGATCGCTCACCTGTATTTCGAGTCGGTCGACGCCTTCAATACGGCCTTCGGCCCGGTGGCCGACGATATCCTGGGTGACATCCCGAACTACACCGACCTCTCCCCCGACCTGCAGATCAGCGAAGTCCTCGTCAACGCCAGCCGCAGCGAAACCGGCGAACTGCGCATATAG
- a CDS encoding SpoIIE family protein phosphatase has translation MSASHSMATPPSTAYAVTLMEHLVVPTFVLDANRRVVVWNRACERLTGVPAAQVIGTREHWRAFYTQARPCLADLVATRDWGRIERLYTLHHDPATPAHGVHVENWCDMPHLGERRYLVVDAGPVFDDHGQLIAVVETLRDNTENKLASVQVEEQARRLRAYYDSHEREAELARRILDHQIRSDVTLQSGVAFRVSPADNFSGDMVLAARSPDGRLYALLADAVGHGLASAVSALPVVQEFYRLVEQGEPLGSLVESINFILANALPAGRFVAAAFVCLDESAQRGEVWVGGVPDVLMLDADGALLQCFASLHLPLGVSTDEDDVRRTVSFDWTVAAQLVMVSDGVVEATSPDGREFGVKRLLAAVDGASPVIEAVSDALQTHLCQLPAHDDMSILVVPCPLPDCP, from the coding sequence ATGTCAGCAAGCCACTCCATGGCTACGCCGCCCTCGACAGCGTATGCGGTGACCCTCATGGAGCATCTGGTGGTTCCGACCTTCGTGCTAGATGCGAACCGGCGCGTCGTCGTCTGGAATCGTGCCTGCGAGCGCCTCACCGGTGTGCCGGCCGCTCAGGTGATCGGTACGCGCGAGCATTGGCGAGCCTTCTATACCCAGGCTCGCCCATGTCTCGCTGACCTGGTGGCCACCCGGGACTGGGGACGCATCGAACGGCTCTACACGCTCCATCACGATCCGGCCACGCCGGCCCACGGGGTGCATGTGGAGAACTGGTGCGACATGCCGCATCTGGGCGAGCGACGCTACCTGGTGGTCGATGCCGGGCCGGTTTTCGATGACCACGGTCAGCTCATTGCGGTGGTTGAAACCCTGCGCGACAACACGGAAAACAAGCTGGCGTCGGTGCAGGTCGAAGAGCAGGCCCGGCGACTGCGTGCTTACTACGACAGCCATGAGCGCGAGGCGGAACTGGCACGGCGCATACTCGACCACCAGATCCGCTCGGACGTCACCCTGCAGTCGGGGGTTGCCTTCCGGGTGAGCCCCGCCGATAACTTTTCGGGTGACATGGTATTGGCCGCGCGCAGTCCCGACGGGCGCCTGTATGCCTTGCTCGCGGATGCCGTGGGCCATGGGCTCGCGTCGGCCGTCAGCGCCCTGCCGGTGGTTCAGGAGTTCTACCGGCTGGTGGAACAGGGTGAGCCCCTCGGCTCGCTGGTGGAATCGATCAACTTCATTCTCGCCAACGCGCTGCCCGCCGGGCGTTTCGTGGCGGCCGCCTTTGTGTGTCTCGACGAGTCGGCGCAGCGGGGCGAGGTCTGGGTGGGCGGCGTGCCCGATGTGCTCATGCTCGATGCCGATGGCGCACTGCTTCAGTGCTTCGCCTCGCTTCACCTGCCCCTGGGGGTCAGTACCGATGAGGATGATGTGCGGCGCACGGTCAGTTTCGACTGGACGGTCGCGGCGCAACTGGTGATGGTGTCGGACGGGGTCGTGGAAGCCACCTCGCCGGATGGGCGCGAGTTCGGGGTCAAACGTCTGCTTGCGGCCGTCGACGGGGCGTCACCGGTCATCGAGGCCGTCAGCGACGCCTTGCAGACTCACCTGTGCCAGCTTCCCGCCCATGACGACATGTCCATTCTCGTGGTGCCGTGCCCGCTCCCGGACTGTCCGTGA
- a CDS encoding DMT family transporter, whose amino-acid sequence MTRPIVYALLAAALFGASTPFAKLLLGDVSPWLLAGLLYLGSGIGLGGYRVVRDGQWKPSGLTPGEWPWLAGAIVFGGVLGPLALMFGLSRTPGAAASLLLNLEAVLTAVLAWCVFREATDRRVVLGMVAIVIGGLLLSWSSSAGHDAGSLPGPLAIVLACLCWAIDNNLTRQVSAADAVFIASVKGAVAGGVNVALAVMLGADWPSAELVGATLLVGLLGYGVSLVMFVLALRGLGTARTGAYFSTAPFIGAALSLVMLDEVAGPGFWWATGFMAIGVWLHLSERHEHVHTHEATAHRHMHVHDAHHQHAHEPETPPGEPHEHWHRHEPVTHKHPHFPDIHHRHSH is encoded by the coding sequence ATGACCCGTCCCATCGTCTACGCCCTGCTCGCCGCCGCCCTGTTCGGTGCCAGTACCCCGTTTGCCAAACTGTTGCTGGGCGACGTTTCTCCGTGGTTGCTGGCCGGACTGCTTTACCTGGGCAGCGGGATCGGGCTGGGGGGCTATCGCGTCGTGCGCGACGGACAGTGGAAGCCGTCGGGCCTGACACCGGGGGAATGGCCGTGGCTGGCAGGCGCCATCGTCTTCGGCGGGGTGCTCGGGCCGCTCGCATTGATGTTCGGCCTCTCCCGGACGCCGGGGGCGGCGGCCTCCCTGTTGCTCAACCTCGAAGCCGTGCTCACTGCCGTGCTGGCGTGGTGCGTGTTCAGGGAAGCGACCGACCGTCGTGTCGTGCTGGGCATGGTGGCCATCGTGATTGGCGGGCTCTTGCTGTCATGGTCGTCCTCAGCGGGTCATGATGCCGGCAGTCTGCCGGGGCCGCTGGCCATCGTGCTTGCCTGCCTGTGCTGGGCCATCGACAACAATCTTACCCGTCAGGTATCGGCCGCGGACGCGGTGTTCATTGCCAGCGTCAAGGGCGCCGTTGCGGGCGGTGTGAATGTTGCGCTGGCGGTGATGCTCGGTGCCGACTGGCCGTCGGCCGAGCTCGTGGGCGCGACGCTGTTGGTCGGGCTGCTGGGCTACGGTGTCAGTCTGGTGATGTTCGTTCTGGCCCTGCGCGGGCTGGGCACGGCGCGCACCGGGGCCTATTTTTCGACGGCGCCCTTCATCGGCGCGGCCCTCTCGCTGGTCATGCTCGATGAAGTGGCGGGCCCCGGCTTCTGGTGGGCGACCGGTTTCATGGCAATCGGCGTCTGGCTGCACCTGAGCGAGCGTCATGAGCACGTGCACACCCACGAGGCGACAGCACACCGACACATGCACGTGCATGACGCGCATCACCAGCACGCCCACGAACCCGAGACCCCGCCCGGTGAGCCTCACGAACACTGGCATCGGCACGAGCCGGTCACCCACAAGCATCCGCATTTCCCCGACATCCATCACCGTCACTCCCATTAG
- the acuR gene encoding acrylate utilization transcriptional regulator AcuR → MIDITPSARRRGRPPKRLEDHLETREALVRAGLAVLTEKGFVATAIDEVLRQVGVPKGSFYHWFDSKETFGLAVIDAYGDYFARKLARAFGDDSMPPLERVGAFVDDAAEGMARFDFRRGCLIGNLGQEMGNLPESFRARLRATFQEWETLLEQCLRLARLRGDIHPQADCGLLARSFWIGWEGAVLWAKLDRSSDPLFIYYDTWQRAIPRG, encoded by the coding sequence ATGATTGACATCACCCCATCCGCGCGCCGTCGCGGCCGACCGCCGAAGCGACTCGAGGATCACCTCGAGACCCGCGAGGCACTCGTGCGTGCTGGGCTCGCCGTGTTGACCGAAAAAGGCTTCGTGGCGACGGCCATTGATGAAGTGCTGCGTCAGGTGGGCGTACCCAAGGGCTCGTTCTATCACTGGTTCGACAGCAAGGAGACCTTCGGGCTGGCGGTCATCGACGCATATGGCGATTACTTTGCCCGCAAGCTCGCTCGTGCGTTCGGCGATGACTCGATGCCGCCGCTTGAGCGCGTCGGTGCCTTTGTCGACGATGCGGCGGAGGGGATGGCCCGATTCGATTTCCGGCGAGGTTGCCTCATCGGCAATCTTGGGCAGGAGATGGGCAATCTGCCCGAGTCGTTCCGGGCCAGGCTGCGCGCCACCTTTCAGGAATGGGAAACCTTGCTGGAGCAGTGCCTGAGGCTGGCACGCCTGCGCGGTGACATTCATCCCCAGGCCGATTGCGGGCTGCTCGCACGCAGCTTCTGGATCGGCTGGGAGGGCGCTGTACTTTGGGCCAAGCTCGATCGCAGCAGCGACCCCCTGTTCATCTATTACGACACCTGGCAGCGCGCCATTCCACGCGGCTGA